The following proteins come from a genomic window of Achromobacter deleyi:
- a CDS encoding ATP-binding protein produces MLLKQEHGGLKVIVCINRLKQFGIFSDFNGTKIQKFGRYNLVYGWNGTGKSTLSNLFSCFELRSMVPRFSAGQFSVVLEDGSTITETTLPSSQLNIHVFNQRFVHENIDWDKSVKSILLIAKEKIDDLQKLEKLKGELQSKKKAHDEKQSDIKKQREALDKFLTNAAKKMKLGLQAIDTSDSYYLNYDRRKLSNFIQSNGDAIIKPDSVLPDEKVIDLTNAAKPDQLPSITFASTAIEPDYFKKAAGRIRDLIGTTAVNQAIQRLTDNPDIRDWVQTGLEIHKNHDSQSCEFCGSPFTQLRAEALAAHFSKEFTDFQSRLQSAAIWIESQGAPANQLPAATEFYKELSADADKLQKEYTSAAEKINQQINGWRQALKAKITDPAKTDIQISDVVEEDVTNFNEILKSIVALVGKHNNKTSNFKSETSKSKVALELHFAAAEVQEFDYAGSEKKCNDLEAEAKNDYKEIEKLGQEVGAIEALLSNETVGAKEFNDILHRFIGRSELCLSFNQKKKGYEIIRNGVGEHDGNLSEGEKTAIAFVYFITKLKENGNNIKETIVVVDDPVSSFDSNHLFHAYSFLRTQCTEAKQLFVLTHNFTYFKLVRDWFTGTNRNRIAKGKAENCFFYRLDAPPGSPRHSLLVDADDSLKNYGSEYHYIFKKLYEYRAHTILNRDEAFLTANLARKLIESFFTFKYPRRRSDISQLMDVGLKDCAITTPELKEKIYRFINKYSHSDVIEITEESAENLAGESHSVIGHIFQWFEEVDKKHYDEMIQVVTS; encoded by the coding sequence ATGTTGCTAAAGCAAGAACACGGGGGGCTAAAAGTGATCGTCTGTATTAACCGTCTCAAGCAGTTCGGCATCTTCAGCGACTTCAATGGAACGAAGATCCAGAAGTTCGGCCGGTACAACCTTGTCTATGGCTGGAACGGAACAGGCAAGTCAACCCTATCGAATCTATTCTCTTGCTTTGAGCTTCGCTCGATGGTTCCTCGCTTCAGTGCGGGCCAGTTTTCAGTCGTTTTGGAGGACGGCTCCACGATCACGGAAACCACACTCCCGTCATCCCAATTAAATATCCATGTCTTCAATCAACGATTTGTGCATGAGAACATTGATTGGGACAAATCCGTAAAAAGCATCCTTCTCATTGCGAAAGAGAAGATTGATGACTTGCAGAAACTGGAGAAGCTAAAAGGCGAGCTTCAATCGAAAAAGAAAGCTCACGACGAAAAGCAAAGCGACATCAAGAAGCAGCGTGAAGCATTGGATAAATTTCTGACCAATGCTGCCAAAAAAATGAAGCTAGGACTTCAGGCGATTGATACGAGCGATAGCTACTACTTGAATTACGATCGCCGAAAGCTTTCTAATTTCATTCAGAGTAATGGCGATGCCATTATTAAGCCTGACTCGGTTCTTCCAGATGAAAAGGTCATCGACCTTACGAATGCCGCCAAGCCAGATCAGCTTCCAAGCATCACTTTCGCCTCAACGGCCATTGAGCCGGACTACTTTAAGAAGGCGGCAGGTCGCATCAGAGACTTGATTGGAACTACAGCAGTCAATCAAGCTATCCAGCGGCTGACTGATAACCCGGACATTCGTGACTGGGTTCAAACAGGCTTGGAAATTCATAAGAACCATGATTCGCAATCCTGCGAGTTCTGCGGCTCCCCATTCACCCAGCTTCGTGCCGAGGCACTTGCCGCTCACTTCAGCAAAGAGTTCACGGATTTTCAAAGCCGACTTCAGAGCGCCGCGATTTGGATTGAATCTCAAGGTGCTCCAGCCAATCAGTTGCCCGCAGCGACGGAGTTTTATAAAGAGCTATCGGCTGACGCAGATAAGCTCCAGAAGGAATACACATCTGCTGCTGAGAAGATCAACCAGCAAATAAACGGATGGCGGCAAGCTCTGAAAGCCAAAATTACAGACCCTGCAAAGACAGACATTCAGATTTCGGATGTGGTTGAAGAGGATGTCACGAATTTCAATGAGATCCTAAAGTCGATCGTTGCGCTCGTCGGAAAGCACAACAATAAGACTTCAAACTTCAAATCTGAGACATCCAAAAGCAAGGTGGCACTGGAACTTCACTTTGCTGCGGCTGAGGTGCAAGAATTTGACTATGCTGGAAGTGAGAAGAAATGCAATGACCTTGAGGCTGAAGCAAAGAATGACTACAAGGAAATTGAAAAACTTGGTCAAGAGGTCGGAGCAATAGAGGCGCTGCTCTCAAATGAGACGGTTGGGGCGAAGGAGTTCAATGACATCCTGCATCGTTTCATCGGTCGCTCTGAGCTTTGCCTGAGCTTTAATCAAAAGAAAAAAGGCTATGAGATCATCAGAAACGGAGTGGGTGAGCATGATGGGAATTTGAGCGAAGGTGAGAAGACTGCGATTGCATTTGTCTACTTCATCACGAAGCTCAAAGAAAACGGAAACAACATCAAGGAAACGATTGTGGTTGTTGATGATCCCGTCTCAAGCTTTGACTCAAATCACTTGTTTCATGCCTATTCGTTCCTAAGAACTCAATGCACTGAAGCCAAGCAACTTTTTGTGCTGACTCATAACTTCACCTACTTCAAGCTAGTGAGAGACTGGTTCACTGGAACGAACAGGAACAGGATTGCCAAAGGAAAAGCTGAGAATTGCTTCTTCTATCGACTGGATGCGCCTCCTGGCTCACCCCGCCATTCGCTGCTTGTTGACGCCGATGATTCTCTGAAAAATTACGGCTCTGAGTATCACTACATCTTCAAAAAGCTCTATGAATACAGGGCGCATACGATCCTTAATAGAGATGAAGCCTTTTTGACTGCGAACCTCGCTCGCAAGCTCATTGAATCGTTCTTTACCTTCAAATATCCCAGGCGGAGAAGCGACATAAGTCAACTGATGGATGTTGGTCTGAAAGACTGCGCTATCACAACGCCGGAACTCAAGGAAAAAATATATCGCTTTATCAACAAATACTCGCATAGCGATGTAATTGAAATAACCGAGGAATCGGCAGAAAACTTGGCTGGCGAAAGCCATAGCGTCATCGGACACATCTTTCAGTGGTTTGAAGAAGTGGACAAGAAGCATTACGACGAAATGATTCAGGTTGTGACTTCTTGA
- a CDS encoding JAB domain-containing protein produces MSQFSFSSFDASLMVRDAQGHYQPATADQILDAARQAIEHKMQRGASFTSPAAVKEYLCTKLGGFEHEVFAVLFLDTQHRLIEYAEMFQGTIDSAEVHPREVVKAALRHNAAAVIVSHNHPSGNPEPSAADQTLTQRLREALGLVDVRVLDHVIVAGNATASFAERGLI; encoded by the coding sequence ATGTCGCAATTTTCCTTTTCCTCGTTCGACGCCTCGCTGATGGTGCGCGATGCGCAGGGTCACTACCAGCCGGCGACGGCCGACCAGATTCTGGATGCTGCGCGCCAGGCCATCGAGCACAAGATGCAGCGCGGTGCATCGTTCACTTCGCCGGCGGCGGTCAAGGAGTACCTGTGCACCAAGCTGGGCGGCTTCGAGCATGAAGTGTTCGCTGTGCTGTTCCTCGATACACAGCATCGTCTGATCGAGTATGCCGAGATGTTCCAGGGCACCATCGACTCGGCCGAAGTTCATCCGCGCGAGGTGGTCAAGGCAGCCCTGCGGCACAACGCGGCCGCGGTCATCGTTTCGCACAATCATCCGAGCGGCAATCCCGAGCCGAGTGCGGCAGACCAAACGCTGACCCAGCGGCTCAGGGAAGCACTGGGGCTTGTGGACGTGCGCGTACTCGATCACGTCATCGTCGCCGGCAACGCAACGGCATCGTTCGCCGAGCGTGGGCTGATCTAG
- a CDS encoding PDDEXK nuclease domain-containing protein codes for MNRRKVSVASSAVPSALLGDIRALIEAAHKRAASAVNAELTLLFWRIGQRIHTEVLAGQRAGYGEEILPTLAEQLVRDYGRSFADKNLRRMVQFAATYSDEPIVVTLSRQLSWSHFLALLPLKDPLQRDYYAQMASAGRWSVRTLRERIDSMLYERTALSQKPDETIAQELATMRDAQRMSPALVMRDPYILDFLGLRDTWQEGDLEAAIIREMESFLLELGAGFSFVARQKRIQIDDEDFHLDLLFYNRKLRRLVAVELKVGEFKAAYKGQMELYLRWLDKHEREPEEASPLGIILCTGKKREQIELLELDKSGIHVAEYLTSLPPRAVLGERLQQATERARLQIEQRKTDAE; via the coding sequence ATGAACCGGCGCAAAGTATCCGTGGCGTCCTCCGCAGTGCCGTCGGCGCTGCTGGGCGATATTCGGGCGCTGATCGAGGCGGCGCACAAGCGCGCTGCCTCGGCCGTCAATGCCGAGCTGACCCTGCTGTTCTGGCGCATCGGCCAGCGCATCCATACGGAAGTGCTGGCCGGTCAGCGAGCCGGGTACGGCGAGGAAATCCTGCCAACCTTGGCCGAGCAGTTGGTACGCGACTACGGGCGCAGCTTCGCGGACAAGAATCTGCGCCGGATGGTGCAGTTCGCCGCCACCTACTCGGACGAGCCAATTGTCGTGACGCTGTCACGACAATTGAGCTGGTCACATTTTCTGGCCCTGCTGCCGCTCAAAGACCCGCTCCAGCGGGACTATTACGCGCAGATGGCGAGCGCCGGCCGCTGGAGCGTGCGGACGCTGCGCGAACGCATCGACTCGATGCTCTACGAGCGCACGGCGCTGTCCCAAAAGCCGGACGAAACCATCGCGCAGGAGTTGGCGACGATGCGCGATGCGCAGCGCATGTCGCCCGCCCTGGTCATGCGCGATCCGTACATCCTCGACTTCCTCGGGCTGCGGGACACCTGGCAGGAAGGCGACTTGGAGGCCGCGATCATCCGCGAAATGGAGTCCTTCCTGCTGGAACTGGGTGCGGGTTTCTCCTTCGTTGCCCGGCAGAAACGCATCCAGATCGACGACGAGGATTTCCACCTCGATCTGCTGTTCTACAACCGCAAGCTGCGGCGCCTGGTGGCGGTGGAATTGAAGGTTGGCGAGTTCAAGGCCGCGTACAAGGGGCAGATGGAGCTTTATCTGCGCTGGCTGGACAAGCATGAGCGCGAGCCGGAAGAAGCCTCGCCGCTGGGGATCATTCTTTGCACCGGCAAGAAGCGTGAGCAGATCGAGTTGCTGGAGTTGGACAAGTCGGGCATCCACGTTGCCGAGTACCTGACGAGCTTGCCACCGCGTGCGGTGCTGGGAGAGCGGTTGCAGCAGGCGACCGAACGGGCACGGTTGCAGATTGAGCAGCGCAAGACGGATGCCGAGTAG
- a CDS encoding tyrosine-type recombinase/integrase, with the protein MAKLKLTKSAVDAAQPQAQAVELRDTMVPGFLCKITPAGRKVFMLQYRTNAGERRKPALGLYGELTVEQARALAQEWLAEVRKGGDPGAAKAAARAAPTVAELCGKFMEDYSKLRNKPSTQRGYQAVIDRCIVPMLGRMKVQDVKRPDVATVMKKMAHKPAEANNAFSVMRRMFNLAEVWGYRTDGTNPCRHVPMYPNGKATHLISDEDMARIFRHLSKLEAEGLEPYVIPLAIRLQFEFAARRGEIVTLQWDWVDFENRRVVWPDSKTGGMSKPMSEEAYRLLSTAPRQDGIPHVLPSPSHTGQHLTTGEYYGGWCRALKAAGAAHVGTHGIRHRSATDIANSGIPVKVGMALTAHKTVAMFMRYVHTEDDPVRKAAELVANRRKTITRAQRPVEVTT; encoded by the coding sequence ATGGCAAAACTCAAGCTCACCAAGTCCGCCGTCGATGCGGCACAACCGCAGGCGCAGGCTGTCGAACTCCGGGACACGATGGTGCCCGGCTTCCTCTGCAAGATCACCCCGGCGGGCCGCAAGGTGTTCATGCTGCAATACCGCACGAACGCCGGAGAGCGGCGCAAGCCCGCCTTGGGCCTGTATGGGGAACTGACTGTCGAGCAGGCCCGCGCCTTGGCCCAGGAGTGGCTGGCCGAGGTGCGCAAGGGCGGTGATCCTGGGGCGGCCAAGGCCGCCGCCCGTGCCGCGCCCACGGTCGCGGAACTGTGTGGCAAGTTCATGGAGGACTACTCCAAGCTGCGCAACAAGCCCAGCACGCAACGCGGCTATCAGGCCGTCATAGACCGCTGCATCGTTCCGATGCTGGGCCGGATGAAGGTGCAGGACGTGAAGCGGCCCGACGTGGCCACAGTGATGAAGAAGATGGCCCACAAGCCGGCCGAGGCCAACAACGCTTTCAGCGTGATGCGCAGGATGTTCAATCTGGCCGAGGTGTGGGGCTACCGGACGGATGGAACCAACCCGTGCCGCCACGTCCCGATGTACCCCAACGGGAAGGCCACGCACCTCATCAGCGACGAGGACATGGCGCGGATCTTCCGCCATCTGAGCAAGCTGGAGGCGGAAGGGCTGGAGCCTTACGTCATTCCCCTGGCGATCCGCTTGCAATTCGAGTTCGCTGCCCGCCGTGGCGAAATCGTCACGCTCCAATGGGATTGGGTGGATTTCGAGAACCGCCGCGTGGTTTGGCCCGACAGCAAGACCGGCGGCATGTCCAAGCCGATGAGTGAGGAAGCCTACCGACTGCTTTCGACCGCGCCGAGGCAGGACGGCATTCCCCATGTGCTGCCGTCCCCGAGCCATACGGGCCAGCACTTGACCACGGGCGAGTATTACGGCGGCTGGTGCCGCGCGCTCAAGGCGGCCGGCGCGGCCCACGTCGGCACGCACGGCATCCGCCATCGCTCGGCCACGGACATTGCCAACTCTGGCATTCCGGTCAAGGTCGGCATGGCGCTGACGGCGCACAAGACCGTGGCGATGTTCATGCGCTATGTCCACACCGAGGATGACCCGGTGCGCAAGGCGGCCGAACTGGTGGCGAACCGGCGCAAGACAATCACTAGGGCGCAGCGCCCCGTGGAGGTGACGACATGA
- a CDS encoding DUF4870 family protein, with the protein MSDTQTPAPGTALDLRTLTHVAYGLFALGFLTSGFLGIATLAAVVLMYLKRSDVAGTVYAAHFDWLLRTFWWALLWLAISCLALIIYIGWIGVVATVVWGLYRLIKGWLALLDGVAPTSYA; encoded by the coding sequence GTGAGTGATACCCAGACCCCCGCGCCCGGTACGGCATTAGACCTGCGCACGCTGACCCATGTGGCCTATGGTTTGTTCGCCCTGGGCTTTCTGACCAGTGGTTTCCTGGGCATCGCCACGCTGGCGGCCGTCGTGCTGATGTACCTGAAGCGCTCGGACGTCGCCGGCACCGTTTATGCGGCCCATTTCGACTGGCTGTTGCGCACCTTCTGGTGGGCGCTGCTGTGGCTGGCCATCAGCTGCTTGGCGCTGATCATCTATATTGGCTGGATCGGCGTGGTCGCGACGGTGGTGTGGGGCTTGTACCGCCTGATCAAGGGCTGGTTGGCCCTGCTGGACGGCGTCGCACCGACCTCCTACGCCTGA